The following are encoded together in the Kribbella sp. CA-293567 genome:
- a CDS encoding GNAT family N-acetyltransferase, whose product MSTTSAMLTNPAYYALTGPHARLAEVQGRVRRYQTQVAPFLGLPEEPTEQDWADAVELVGVGNSVAFKRPDLPLPDSVKLVQKFGLVQFSAPEAFGAEDPEAVELGPGDVPEMVALVALTDPGPFRVRTIECGRYVGLRRGGELVAMAGERYHLPGFVEISGVCTHPAYRGQGLAGRLVRDVAFGIEKAGAHPFLHTGATNASAIRLYEGLGFSVSNRMSVTIIEPAAR is encoded by the coding sequence GTGAGCACGACCTCGGCGATGCTGACGAACCCGGCGTACTACGCGCTGACCGGTCCGCACGCTCGGCTCGCCGAGGTCCAGGGCCGGGTACGCCGCTACCAGACCCAGGTCGCGCCCTTCCTGGGACTGCCCGAGGAGCCGACCGAGCAGGACTGGGCGGACGCCGTCGAGCTGGTCGGCGTCGGCAACTCGGTCGCCTTCAAGCGTCCCGACCTGCCGCTTCCGGACAGCGTCAAGCTGGTCCAGAAGTTCGGTCTGGTGCAGTTCTCCGCGCCGGAAGCGTTCGGGGCCGAGGATCCGGAGGCGGTGGAGCTGGGCCCCGGGGACGTCCCCGAGATGGTCGCGCTGGTCGCGCTGACCGACCCGGGCCCGTTCCGGGTCCGGACGATCGAGTGCGGCCGGTACGTCGGTCTGCGGCGCGGCGGCGAACTCGTCGCGATGGCAGGCGAGCGCTACCACCTGCCCGGCTTCGTCGAGATCAGCGGCGTCTGCACGCACCCGGCGTACCGTGGCCAGGGGCTGGCCGGCCGGCTCGTCCGAGATGTTGCCTTCGGCATCGAGAAGGCCGGAGCGCACCCGTTCCTGCACACCGGCGCCACCAACGCGAGCGCTATCCGGCTCTACGAGGGCCTGGGCTTCAGCGTCAGCAACCGGATGTCTGTCACCATCATCGAGCCCGCCGCACGATGA
- a CDS encoding cytidine deaminase, whose amino-acid sequence MPADLTAEDAKLVTLARAARARTRSAEGAAVRDTDGRTYAACTVQLDTIGLSALQLAVAMAVSSGVKGIEAAAVVTDADADRVDVEVVRYFGGAALPVVVANGNGEVRDVVHT is encoded by the coding sequence TTGCCTGCCGACCTCACGGCCGAGGACGCCAAACTGGTGACCCTGGCGCGCGCCGCCCGGGCCCGCACCCGGTCCGCCGAAGGCGCCGCCGTACGGGACACCGACGGGCGCACGTACGCCGCCTGCACCGTCCAGCTGGACACCATCGGTCTGAGCGCGTTGCAGCTCGCGGTCGCGATGGCCGTATCGTCGGGCGTCAAGGGCATCGAGGCGGCCGCGGTGGTCACCGACGCGGACGCGGACCGCGTCGACGTCGAGGTGGTCCGCTACTTCGGCGGTGCCGCTCTTCCGGTAGTCGTTGCCAATGGCAACGGAGAGGTTCGTGATGTCGTCCACACCTGA
- a CDS encoding GNAT family N-acetyltransferase → MDITRLSPDDAAGCADAVALLNATHAVDCPAALLSTPFGYAAHLRYGWDGDPGRSFLARDENCTAVGLLEFFAPTRDNLNLAWIEVEVHPEHRGRGIGSELVRYAEQLAGELGRTSFGIGAWDLPKADAFVKRHGFEQKAVEVNRRQDLTNLDWTTVQKLYDEAVLASADYEVVRIVGELPDDLLDGMVAVTASINDAPKDDLAIEDEIFTPERLRAYEASRRGHEQTVYRVIARHRTTGEPAGHSVVTVERERPHIAEQHDTAVSRDHRGHRLGALVKTAMLLWLREAEPAVTQLDTWNAESNNHMIGINEQLGYFIVARTIDYQKTL, encoded by the coding sequence GTGGACATCACCAGGCTTTCTCCCGATGACGCGGCCGGTTGCGCCGACGCGGTGGCGTTGCTGAACGCGACGCACGCCGTCGACTGCCCGGCAGCGCTGCTGTCGACTCCGTTCGGCTACGCGGCGCACCTGCGCTACGGCTGGGACGGCGATCCCGGGCGCAGCTTCCTGGCCCGCGACGAGAACTGCACCGCGGTCGGGCTGCTCGAGTTCTTCGCGCCGACCCGGGACAACCTCAACCTGGCCTGGATCGAGGTCGAGGTCCATCCCGAGCATCGTGGCCGCGGAATCGGCAGCGAGCTGGTCCGGTACGCCGAGCAACTGGCCGGCGAGCTCGGTCGTACTTCGTTCGGCATCGGCGCCTGGGACCTGCCGAAGGCGGACGCCTTCGTCAAACGGCACGGGTTCGAGCAGAAGGCCGTCGAGGTGAACCGGCGCCAGGACCTCACCAACCTGGACTGGACCACCGTGCAGAAGCTGTACGACGAAGCGGTGCTCGCCTCGGCCGACTACGAGGTGGTGCGGATCGTCGGCGAACTGCCCGACGACCTGCTGGACGGCATGGTCGCGGTCACCGCCTCGATCAACGACGCACCCAAGGACGACCTCGCCATCGAGGATGAGATCTTCACCCCCGAGCGGCTGCGCGCCTACGAGGCCTCCCGGCGTGGGCACGAACAGACCGTGTACCGGGTGATCGCGCGGCACCGCACGACCGGTGAGCCGGCCGGCCACTCGGTGGTCACCGTGGAGCGGGAGCGTCCGCACATCGCGGAGCAGCACGACACCGCCGTCTCCCGCGACCACCGCGGCCACCGGCTCGGTGCGCTGGTCAAGACCGCCATGCTGCTCTGGCTGCGCGAAGCCGAACCGGCCGTCACCCAGCTGGACACCTGGAACGCGGAGTCCAACAACCACATGATCGGGATCAACGAGCAGCTCGGCTACTTCATCGTCGCGCGGACGATCGACTACCAGAAGACGCTCTGA
- a CDS encoding ABC transporter ATP-binding protein: MTGLAIKTSGLVHIYRSQGHDVAALSGIGISVRAGELVGLLGPSGAGKSTLLQLCGGLLTPSAGRLQIGDHHVAGMTEAELDRMRAGDVGIVLQGAGRNLIPYLTPEDNVRYAQRAAVRGRSLPTPREVLELVGLSNHYRTPLERLTPGQIQLCAVAVGIATFPGLLLADEPTSQLDHRARDEVLAAISTVNKATGMTVLLITHDPEVAAVLPRTITIKDGRIASEGRAGEEFAVVATDGSLPLPPHIAELLPPGTLVRVTTTEDGEVRLTPIEQEDEA, encoded by the coding sequence ATGACCGGTCTCGCGATCAAGACGTCCGGCCTGGTGCACATCTATCGCAGCCAGGGGCACGACGTCGCGGCCCTGTCCGGCATCGGGATCAGCGTCCGGGCGGGCGAGCTGGTCGGCCTGCTCGGTCCGTCCGGCGCCGGCAAGTCCACCCTGCTGCAGTTGTGCGGTGGTCTGCTGACCCCGAGCGCCGGGCGGCTGCAGATCGGCGATCACCACGTCGCCGGGATGACCGAGGCCGAGCTGGACCGGATGCGCGCGGGTGACGTCGGCATCGTCCTGCAGGGCGCCGGCCGCAACCTGATCCCGTACCTCACGCCTGAGGACAACGTTCGGTACGCACAGCGCGCCGCCGTCCGCGGCCGGTCGTTGCCCACTCCGCGGGAGGTGCTGGAGCTCGTTGGCCTGAGCAACCACTATCGGACTCCGCTGGAGCGGCTCACACCCGGCCAGATCCAGCTCTGCGCGGTCGCCGTCGGGATCGCTACCTTCCCCGGACTGCTGCTCGCCGACGAACCGACCAGCCAGCTCGACCACCGGGCGCGGGACGAAGTACTGGCGGCCATCTCGACGGTCAACAAGGCGACCGGGATGACCGTGCTGCTGATCACCCACGACCCCGAGGTGGCCGCCGTACTGCCGCGGACGATCACCATCAAGGACGGCCGGATCGCGTCGGAGGGCCGCGCGGGCGAGGAGTTCGCGGTGGTCGCGACCGACGGCTCGTTGCCGCTGCCTCCGCATATCGCGGAACTGCTGCCACCGGGGACGTTGGTGCGGGTCACCACCACCGAGGACGGCGAGGTCCGGCTGACGCCGATCGAGCAGGAGGACGAGGCATGA
- a CDS encoding PPOX class F420-dependent oxidoreductase yields the protein MTSELLGTTGLGVLVTLKRDGRPQLSNVTYLHDGGRIRISLTADRAKTRNLRRDPRASLYVNGPNGRSYLVVEGNAELSAVAADVHDETVDQLVAYYREASGEHPDWDDYRRAMVADQRLLFTMTIDHTYGMPTPG from the coding sequence ATGACCTCTGAGCTTCTCGGAACCACCGGCCTCGGCGTCCTCGTCACCCTCAAGCGCGACGGCCGCCCGCAGTTGTCCAACGTCACCTACCTGCACGACGGCGGGCGGATCCGCATCTCGCTGACCGCCGACCGGGCCAAGACCAGGAACCTGCGCCGCGATCCCCGCGCGAGTCTCTACGTCAACGGCCCCAACGGCCGCTCGTACCTGGTGGTGGAGGGCAACGCCGAACTGTCCGCGGTCGCCGCCGACGTACACGACGAGACCGTCGACCAGCTCGTCGCCTACTACCGCGAGGCCTCCGGCGAGCACCCCGACTGGGACGACTACCGCCGCGCGATGGTGGCCGACCAGCGTCTGCTCTTCACCATGACCATCGATCACACCTACGGCATGCCGACCCCCGGCTAG
- a CDS encoding ABC transporter ATP-binding protein gives MITVTNLTVAYDDLVAVADVSLRVPPGCVLAVSGPSGAGKSSLLWAIAGAVMAKSGTVEVDGLEIMDRPAAAAHGVVLIPQGNGLARVLTARENLAMPLLAERKLPSDEDERAETLESIDDTILAALTAVGLEESGDHLVEELSGGEQQRVAVARGLAQRGKVILADESTSELDSANRERVLELLRAEADRGAAVIIATHDPSVAAGADGHALMDEGRLTWERRL, from the coding sequence ATGATCACGGTCACCAACCTCACCGTCGCGTACGACGACCTGGTCGCGGTCGCGGACGTCTCGCTGCGGGTGCCGCCCGGTTGTGTGCTGGCGGTCAGCGGTCCCTCCGGCGCCGGCAAGAGTTCGTTGCTCTGGGCAATCGCCGGAGCGGTGATGGCGAAGTCGGGCACGGTCGAGGTCGACGGGCTGGAGATCATGGACCGGCCCGCGGCCGCGGCGCACGGCGTCGTCCTGATCCCGCAGGGCAACGGGCTGGCGCGGGTGCTGACGGCGCGGGAGAACCTGGCGATGCCGTTGCTCGCGGAGCGAAAGCTGCCCAGCGACGAGGACGAACGAGCGGAGACGTTGGAGTCGATCGACGACACCATCCTGGCAGCGCTCACCGCCGTCGGACTGGAGGAGAGCGGCGACCATCTGGTCGAGGAGTTGTCCGGTGGCGAGCAGCAGCGGGTGGCGGTGGCGCGCGGGCTGGCCCAACGCGGCAAGGTGATCCTCGCCGACGAGTCGACCAGCGAGCTCGACAGCGCCAACCGGGAACGCGTGCTCGAACTGCTGCGCGCGGAAGCAGACCGGGGTGCGGCGGTCATCATCGCCACCCACGACCCGAGCGTCGCGGCCGGCGCCGACGGGCACGCCCTGATGGACGAGGGCCGCCTGACCTGGGAGCGCCGGCTGTAA
- a CDS encoding LysR family transcriptional regulator translates to MSLPNVSPRQLEYLVAIAETGGITAAAARCHVSQSAVSLAVGELERALDVTLVLRGSRRGTCLTAAGRQVVADGRKVLAALSELGAGARGLGQEIEGRLTIGCYAPIAPFHLPLAIAGFGAAEPGVEISFVEGTLPDLQAALLDGSCELAFLYQQDLLPGIDSVVLHDRAPSLVLPGGHRLARRRSIRLAELAEEPFVLLDVPPSERYFRAVFEAAGLEMRPAYRAGSFELARALVARGIGYSLTVQTPAVEVGYEGLPVLTRALADVVPTTPVVLGWAGGGRLTRRGEAFLAYCRQAFRASSGSRSSARR, encoded by the coding sequence ATGTCCCTGCCCAATGTCTCACCGCGGCAACTGGAGTATCTGGTCGCGATCGCCGAGACCGGCGGGATCACGGCCGCGGCTGCTCGTTGCCATGTCTCGCAGTCGGCGGTGTCGCTGGCCGTGGGGGAGCTGGAGCGGGCGCTCGACGTCACCCTCGTATTGCGTGGCTCGCGGCGGGGCACCTGCTTGACGGCCGCCGGCCGGCAGGTGGTCGCCGACGGGCGGAAGGTGCTGGCCGCGTTGTCGGAATTGGGCGCCGGTGCTCGCGGCCTGGGGCAGGAGATCGAGGGGCGGCTGACGATCGGGTGTTACGCGCCCATCGCGCCGTTCCATCTGCCGTTGGCGATCGCCGGCTTCGGTGCGGCGGAGCCGGGCGTCGAGATCAGCTTCGTGGAGGGCACCCTCCCGGACCTCCAGGCCGCGTTGCTCGACGGGAGCTGCGAGCTGGCTTTCCTTTACCAGCAGGACCTGCTGCCGGGTATCGACAGCGTGGTGTTGCACGACCGTGCGCCGTCGCTGGTGCTTCCGGGAGGGCATCGGCTCGCGCGACGGCGGTCGATCCGGCTGGCGGAGCTGGCCGAGGAGCCGTTCGTGCTGCTGGACGTGCCGCCGAGCGAGCGTTACTTCCGGGCGGTCTTCGAGGCCGCCGGACTGGAGATGCGGCCGGCGTACCGGGCCGGAAGCTTCGAGCTCGCCCGCGCACTGGTTGCCCGAGGCATCGGATACTCGCTGACCGTGCAGACGCCGGCCGTCGAGGTCGGCTACGAAGGGCTGCCGGTACTGACCCGGGCGCTGGCCGACGTCGTACCGACGACGCCCGTGGTGCTCGGGTGGGCCGGGGGAGGACGCCTCACCCGGCGGGGTGAGGCGTTCCTCGCTTACTGCCGGCAGGCGTTCAGAGCGTCTTCTGGTAGTCGATCGTCCGCGCGACGATGA
- the leuA gene encoding 2-isopropylmalate synthase — translation MAPKNQPKPVQQSSGLPIGRYSAFPPIELPDRTWPAKSVEATPRWLSTDLRDGNQALVEPMSPARKRRMFDLLVKMGYKEIEVGFPSASQYDFDFVRSLIEGDAIPSDVTISVLTQAREELIERTVQSLQGSPKATIHLYNATAPLFRRVVFNVDKAECRNIAVRGTETVMKYADEMLGDCEFGYQYSPEIFTGTELEFALDVCEAVSDAWQPAEGREIILNLPATVEMSTPNVYADQIEWFGRHLTRREFSTISLHPHNDRGTAVAATELALMAGGDRVEGCLFGHGERTGNVDLVTLGMNLFSQGIDPQIDFSDIDEIRRTVEYCTQMRVPERQPYAGDLVYTAFSGSHQDAIKKGLEALDKQAAAEGIPVGQVHWEAPYLPIDPKDVGRSYEAVIRVNSQSGKGGVAYIMKSEHRLDLPRRLQIEFSRVIQQHTDAEGGEVGPKQMWDIFEAEYLAPGKLSLLTVNSTSGEGQNDALRVQVYSGGVPHELVGEGNGPVSAFVDALQPLKYDVRVLDYHEHALSSGGDALAAAYVECEVGDEVYWGVGRDANILTASLKAVVSAINRATR, via the coding sequence ATGGCACCCAAGAACCAGCCCAAGCCCGTCCAGCAGTCGTCCGGTCTGCCGATCGGGCGCTACAGCGCGTTCCCGCCGATCGAGCTGCCCGACCGGACCTGGCCGGCCAAGTCGGTCGAGGCGACGCCGCGCTGGCTGTCCACCGACCTGCGCGACGGCAACCAGGCCCTGGTCGAGCCGATGTCACCGGCCCGCAAGCGACGGATGTTCGACCTGCTGGTGAAGATGGGCTACAAGGAGATCGAGGTCGGTTTCCCCAGCGCCAGCCAGTACGACTTCGACTTCGTCCGCAGCCTGATCGAGGGCGACGCGATCCCCTCCGACGTCACCATCTCGGTGCTGACCCAGGCCCGCGAGGAGCTGATCGAGCGGACCGTGCAGTCGCTGCAGGGCTCGCCGAAGGCCACCATCCACCTGTACAACGCGACCGCGCCGCTGTTCCGCCGGGTGGTCTTCAACGTCGACAAGGCCGAGTGCCGCAACATCGCGGTCCGGGGCACCGAGACCGTGATGAAGTACGCCGACGAGATGCTGGGCGACTGCGAGTTCGGCTACCAGTACAGCCCGGAGATCTTCACCGGGACCGAGCTGGAGTTCGCGCTGGACGTCTGCGAGGCGGTCAGCGACGCGTGGCAGCCGGCCGAGGGCCGCGAGATCATCCTGAACCTGCCGGCCACCGTCGAGATGTCCACCCCGAACGTCTACGCCGACCAGATCGAGTGGTTCGGCCGGCACCTGACCCGGCGCGAGTTCAGCACCATCAGCCTGCACCCGCACAACGACCGCGGGACGGCGGTGGCCGCGACCGAGCTGGCCCTGATGGCCGGTGGGGACCGGGTCGAGGGCTGCCTGTTCGGGCACGGCGAGCGGACCGGCAACGTCGACCTGGTGACGCTGGGGATGAACCTGTTCAGCCAGGGCATCGACCCGCAGATCGACTTCTCCGACATCGACGAGATCCGCCGGACGGTCGAGTACTGCACCCAGATGCGGGTCCCCGAGCGTCAGCCGTACGCCGGTGACCTGGTCTACACCGCGTTCTCCGGCTCGCACCAGGACGCGATCAAGAAGGGCCTGGAGGCGCTGGACAAGCAGGCCGCCGCCGAGGGTATCCCGGTCGGGCAGGTGCACTGGGAGGCGCCGTACCTGCCGATCGACCCGAAGGACGTCGGCCGGTCGTACGAGGCGGTCATCCGGGTCAACTCGCAGTCCGGCAAGGGCGGCGTGGCGTACATCATGAAGTCCGAGCACCGTCTCGACCTGCCGCGCCGGCTGCAGATCGAGTTCAGCCGGGTGATCCAGCAGCACACCGACGCCGAGGGCGGCGAGGTCGGCCCGAAGCAGATGTGGGACATCTTCGAGGCGGAGTACCTGGCGCCCGGCAAGCTGTCGCTGCTGACCGTCAACTCGACCTCGGGTGAGGGCCAGAACGACGCGCTGCGGGTCCAGGTGTACTCCGGCGGCGTACCGCACGAACTGGTTGGCGAGGGCAACGGTCCGGTCTCGGCCTTCGTGGACGCGCTGCAGCCGCTGAAGTACGACGTCCGGGTGCTGGACTACCACGAGCACGCGCTCTCGTCCGGTGGCGACGCCCTGGCCGCGGCGTACGTCGAGTGCGAGGTCGGCGACGAGGTCTACTGGGGCGTCGGCCGCGACGCCAACATCCTCACTGCCTCGCTGAAGGCGGTCGTCTCGGCGATCAACCGCGCCACCCGCTGA
- a CDS encoding nitroreductase family protein encodes MSRSHQHPFVPYVPRRVPVEEGLRRGAAFQQELEARRSVRWFSADPVPLEAIELAVGAANTAPSGAHHQPWTFVATDDPEIKRSVRLAAEEEERKFYLDRELPEWHSALARLETDQHKEFLEVAPWLVVAFAQKHTPRPDGSSRKNYYVSESVGIACGFFIAALHRMGLATLTHTPNPMAFLTKVLDRPRHERPYILFPVGYPAADCEVPELTRKPLGEALIVRRAR; translated from the coding sequence GTGAGCCGCAGCCATCAGCATCCCTTCGTCCCCTACGTTCCTCGCCGCGTACCGGTCGAGGAAGGCCTGCGCCGCGGCGCCGCGTTCCAGCAAGAGCTGGAGGCGCGGCGATCAGTGCGGTGGTTCTCAGCCGATCCGGTACCGCTGGAAGCGATCGAGCTCGCGGTCGGCGCGGCCAACACGGCGCCGAGCGGAGCGCATCACCAGCCCTGGACGTTCGTGGCGACCGACGACCCGGAGATCAAACGCAGTGTGCGGCTGGCCGCCGAGGAGGAAGAGCGGAAGTTCTACCTGGACCGCGAACTGCCCGAGTGGCACTCGGCGCTCGCGCGGCTGGAGACCGACCAGCACAAGGAGTTCCTCGAGGTCGCGCCCTGGCTGGTGGTGGCGTTCGCGCAGAAGCACACTCCGCGGCCCGACGGCAGCTCGCGCAAGAACTACTACGTCTCCGAGAGTGTCGGCATCGCCTGCGGCTTCTTCATCGCCGCGCTGCACCGGATGGGCCTTGCGACGCTGACCCACACCCCGAACCCGATGGCCTTCCTGACCAAGGTTCTCGACCGGCCGCGGCACGAACGGCCGTACATCCTGTTCCCGGTCGGCTACCCGGCCGCCGACTGCGAGGTGCCCGAGCTGACCCGCAAGCCACTCGGGGAAGCGCTCATCGTGCGGCGGGCTCGATGA
- a CDS encoding GNAT family N-acetyltransferase translates to MITLREVSPSDESAFRAWYDVLLAGAVADRPAAIVETHQALASSLGTDNPMKARLAVAAFEDDRVVGAMLFEYWLQSNLDAVSVEIDVAPADRRRGIATALWGWARSRAAELGRTIFQCELAVPEGFTVETWPGSVFAAQLGFVVENIEDHLVVELPWTGSVEVEPLEGYVLTSWAGPCPEEHLQALADLRTAMDRDVPTGGMTKDLVPWDVEKIRAQQVRTARNYLALFTMARTPDGAPAGYTTIYLSKSNPDAAQQDDTLVLRAHRGHNLGTHLKLANLDQLAAHRTTQKLLHTWTAETNTAMQKVNARFGFVAHEKSVEAEVQLPAPLLRPAARAVVLDARDRVLLMRFEFGDGKVVWAAPGGGVEPGETLLEALSRELGEEIGLEVPADPPHLWHQVTVAPGHAAGYDGVVNDYFLIRVDSFTPAGTMSAAELLTENVHGHRWWTLDELRAHEGPAYLSPRSLARLLDQLLREGPPHAPLFQGV, encoded by the coding sequence GTGATCACCCTGCGCGAGGTCTCCCCGTCCGACGAAAGCGCCTTCCGGGCCTGGTACGACGTACTGCTGGCCGGCGCGGTCGCCGATCGGCCGGCCGCGATCGTGGAGACCCACCAGGCGCTGGCCTCGTCGCTGGGGACGGACAACCCGATGAAGGCCCGGCTGGCGGTGGCGGCCTTCGAGGACGACCGGGTGGTCGGCGCGATGCTGTTCGAGTACTGGCTGCAGAGCAATCTCGACGCGGTGTCGGTCGAGATCGACGTGGCTCCGGCCGATCGGCGCCGGGGGATCGCGACCGCGCTGTGGGGCTGGGCGAGGTCCCGGGCGGCCGAGCTGGGGCGAACGATCTTCCAGTGCGAGCTGGCGGTGCCGGAGGGGTTCACCGTCGAGACTTGGCCGGGGAGTGTCTTCGCCGCGCAGCTCGGTTTCGTCGTCGAGAACATCGAGGACCACCTGGTGGTGGAGCTTCCGTGGACGGGTTCGGTCGAGGTCGAGCCGCTGGAGGGGTACGTGCTGACCTCGTGGGCCGGTCCGTGTCCCGAGGAGCACCTGCAGGCGCTCGCCGACCTGCGGACCGCGATGGACCGCGATGTCCCGACGGGCGGCATGACGAAGGACCTCGTGCCCTGGGACGTGGAGAAGATCCGCGCGCAGCAGGTCCGCACCGCCAGGAACTACCTCGCGCTGTTCACGATGGCCCGCACCCCCGACGGCGCCCCGGCCGGCTACACCACCATCTACCTCTCCAAGTCGAACCCGGACGCCGCCCAGCAGGACGACACCCTCGTCCTCCGCGCCCACCGCGGCCACAACCTCGGCACCCACCTCAAGCTGGCCAACCTCGACCAGCTCGCCGCCCACCGGACCACCCAGAAGCTCCTCCACACCTGGACCGCCGAAACCAACACGGCCATGCAGAAAGTCAACGCCCGCTTCGGCTTCGTAGCCCATGAGAAGAGTGTCGAGGCGGAGGTGCAACTCCCTGCGCCTTTGCTGCGGCCGGCGGCGCGAGCCGTAGTACTGGATGCTCGGGACCGGGTGCTGCTGATGCGGTTCGAGTTCGGCGACGGCAAGGTCGTGTGGGCCGCTCCGGGTGGTGGGGTGGAACCGGGAGAGACGTTGCTCGAGGCCCTGTCTCGTGAGCTCGGCGAGGAGATCGGCCTCGAAGTACCGGCCGATCCGCCCCATCTGTGGCACCAGGTGACCGTCGCACCCGGCCACGCCGCGGGCTACGACGGGGTCGTCAACGATTACTTCCTGATCAGGGTCGACTCTTTCACCCCAGCCGGAACGATGTCGGCGGCAGAGCTGCTAACGGAGAACGTCCATGGACACCGCTGGTGGACTCTCGACGAGCTTCGAGCGCACGAAGGCCCGGCGTACCTGTCACCGCGTTCGCTTGCCCGGTTGCTCGACCAGCTACTCCGCGAAGGTCCGCCTCACGCCCCGCTCTTTCAAGGAGTGTGA
- the era gene encoding GTPase Era, giving the protein MSSTPENALPEFKSGFACFVGRPNAGKSTLTNALVGQKIVITSSKPQTTRHAVRGIVHRPDAQLILVDTPGLHKPRTLLGERLNDIVKTTWAEVDVIGICLPASDKIGPGDRFLVAEAAKVARTPKVALATKADLVSPERMIEHLSEIQTLGEAVGIEWASVVPVSATSGYQIDVVADELVKFLPAGQPLYPDGDVTDEPEEILVGELIREAALEGVRDELPHSIAVTIDEMGLREGRPDDKPLLDIYANLYLERDSQKGIIIGHKGARLKEVGANARRQIEALLGTPVYLDLHVKIAKNWQTDAKHLRKLGF; this is encoded by the coding sequence ATGTCGTCCACACCTGAGAACGCGTTGCCGGAGTTCAAGTCCGGTTTCGCCTGTTTCGTCGGCCGTCCGAACGCGGGCAAGTCGACGCTCACGAACGCCCTGGTCGGGCAGAAGATCGTGATCACGTCGTCCAAGCCGCAGACCACCCGGCACGCCGTCCGGGGCATCGTGCACCGCCCGGACGCGCAGCTGATCCTGGTCGACACCCCCGGGCTGCACAAGCCGCGCACGCTGCTGGGTGAGCGGCTCAACGACATCGTCAAGACCACCTGGGCCGAGGTCGACGTGATCGGCATCTGCCTGCCGGCCAGCGACAAGATCGGGCCGGGTGACCGGTTCCTGGTCGCCGAGGCGGCGAAGGTGGCCAGGACGCCGAAGGTCGCACTGGCGACCAAGGCCGACCTGGTCTCGCCCGAGCGGATGATCGAGCACCTGTCGGAGATCCAGACCCTGGGCGAGGCGGTCGGGATCGAGTGGGCCTCGGTCGTCCCGGTGTCGGCCACCTCGGGGTACCAGATCGACGTCGTCGCGGACGAGCTGGTGAAGTTCCTGCCGGCCGGCCAGCCGCTCTACCCCGACGGCGACGTGACGGACGAGCCGGAGGAGATCCTGGTCGGCGAGCTGATCCGGGAGGCCGCGCTCGAAGGCGTCCGGGACGAGCTGCCGCACTCGATCGCGGTCACCATCGACGAGATGGGCCTGCGCGAGGGGCGGCCGGACGACAAGCCGCTGCTGGACATCTACGCGAACCTCTATCTCGAGCGGGACAGCCAGAAGGGCATCATCATCGGGCACAAGGGCGCCCGGCTGAAGGAGGTCGGCGCCAACGCGCGCCGCCAGATCGAGGCCCTGCTAGGCACGCCGGTGTACCTGGATCTGCACGTCAAGATCGCGAAGAACTGGCAGACCGACGCGAAGCACCTGCGCAAACTCGGTTTCTGA